From Arcticibacter tournemirensis, one genomic window encodes:
- a CDS encoding NAD(P)H-dependent glycerol-3-phosphate dehydrogenase — MDQDTRIAVIGGGSWATANIKMLSDNREHKEIFWWMRNTDSIEHLRRYRHNPNYLSSVEIKVPAQHISSDLNAVLAEANMVLLNVPAAFLKEVLAGVSAESFKGKKIISAIKGFVPEDNMIIGEFMHKMYNIPLSDIVVLSGPCHAEEVALEKLSYLTIASADPQLAARFAGLINTRYIKTNVSDDIYGTEYAAVLKNIYAVASGICNGVGYGDNFQSVLISNAIREILRFVDAVHPIDRDIKESAYLGDLLVTAYSQFSRNRMFGNMIGKGYTVKSAQLEMNMIAEGYYASNSLHQINKTYKVNMPICRAVYAILYEKHSPQIEMKLLADQLS; from the coding sequence ATGGATCAGGACACACGAATAGCAGTTATTGGAGGAGGCAGCTGGGCTACGGCAAACATTAAAATGCTGTCTGACAACCGGGAGCATAAAGAAATCTTCTGGTGGATGCGAAACACCGATTCTATTGAGCACCTCCGGCGATACCGCCATAATCCAAACTACCTCAGCTCTGTTGAGATCAAAGTTCCGGCGCAGCATATAAGCAGCGACTTGAATGCTGTGTTGGCAGAGGCAAACATGGTATTATTGAATGTACCGGCAGCCTTTTTAAAAGAAGTACTTGCAGGAGTGAGCGCCGAAAGTTTTAAAGGGAAAAAAATCATCTCTGCAATCAAAGGCTTCGTTCCAGAAGACAACATGATCATCGGCGAGTTTATGCATAAAATGTATAATATTCCGCTGAGTGATATTGTTGTATTAAGTGGTCCGTGCCATGCTGAAGAAGTCGCACTGGAGAAACTGTCATACCTGACAATTGCCTCTGCCGACCCGCAGCTGGCTGCCCGATTTGCCGGACTAATAAATACCCGCTATATTAAAACAAACGTGTCTGACGACATATATGGCACCGAGTACGCCGCTGTGCTTAAGAATATTTATGCTGTAGCCAGCGGAATCTGTAACGGGGTGGGCTATGGAGATAATTTTCAATCAGTATTAATATCCAACGCAATAAGGGAAATCCTCCGCTTTGTAGATGCTGTACATCCAATAGATCGCGACATTAAGGAATCTGCTTATCTGGGAGACCTGCTTGTTACGGCCTATTCTCAATTCAGCAGAAACAGGATGTTCGGCAATATGATCGGTAAAGGCTACACGGTTAAGTCGGCACAGCTTGAAATGAACATGATCGCCGAAGGCTATTATGCATCAAACTCTCTTCATCAGATAAACAAAACCTATAAAGTAAATATGCCCATATGCAGGGCTGTTTACGCAATTCTTTACGAAAAGCATTCGCCACAAATTGAAATGAAATTACTGGCCGATCAGCTTTCCTAA
- a CDS encoding efflux RND transporter periplasmic adaptor subunit has protein sequence MAKKKNTLKYVIIGAVILLVIAIAGSKLGWFGKGNKIQVATEKVQKRAITETVSASGKVQPEVEVKLSSEVSGEIVVLNVKEGDVVKKGQLLCKVRPDILQSGYNRAVASLNTQRATLASSQQQLKQAEANFKNTEASYKRSAELFKKKVLSASEYDAAQAQYLSAKANLESLRQNIIGARYGVEQSQAVVKEASDNLARTTIYSPVDGVVSKLSVELGERVVGTAQMAGTEIMRISNLNTMEVNVDVNENDINRVSLGDLAEIEVDAFQGKKFQGTVTEIASSANVVGTSADQVTNFSVKVRILPESYTALLKAGAKNESPFRPGLSATVDIQTEKTTGLAVPIQSVTTRDEIKDEPKTDKGPSEEKKTTEKPVVKECVFIYQKDGTVKQVFVTTGIQNDVYIQVLSGLKGGEEIVSGPFTAISKTLKDGSLVEKVSKEKLFEGDKK, from the coding sequence ATGGCAAAGAAAAAAAACACCCTTAAATATGTGATTATCGGAGCAGTTATATTGCTTGTTATCGCTATTGCCGGCAGTAAATTAGGATGGTTTGGCAAAGGCAATAAAATTCAGGTTGCTACCGAAAAAGTGCAAAAAAGAGCGATAACGGAAACAGTATCTGCCAGCGGAAAAGTACAGCCCGAAGTCGAAGTAAAGCTGAGCTCCGAAGTCTCAGGAGAGATCGTAGTACTCAACGTAAAGGAAGGAGACGTAGTAAAAAAAGGGCAGTTGTTATGTAAGGTACGCCCCGACATACTTCAGTCAGGTTATAACCGTGCTGTTGCTTCCCTGAATACCCAAAGAGCTACTCTTGCTTCTTCTCAGCAGCAATTAAAACAAGCGGAAGCCAATTTCAAAAACACAGAAGCAAGTTATAAAAGAAGCGCCGAACTCTTCAAAAAGAAGGTTTTGTCGGCCTCTGAATATGATGCTGCGCAGGCGCAGTACCTAAGCGCCAAGGCTAATCTCGAATCTTTGCGGCAAAATATCATCGGCGCAAGATATGGTGTAGAACAATCTCAAGCGGTTGTGAAAGAAGCATCTGATAACCTTGCCCGCACTACAATATATTCTCCTGTTGATGGCGTAGTTTCAAAACTGTCGGTCGAGCTCGGTGAGCGAGTGGTTGGAACAGCACAAATGGCTGGTACCGAAATCATGCGTATTTCCAACCTCAATACCATGGAAGTAAATGTGGATGTAAATGAAAATGACATTAACAGAGTATCGCTTGGTGACCTGGCAGAAATTGAGGTCGATGCCTTCCAGGGAAAGAAGTTCCAGGGAACAGTTACTGAAATAGCAAGCTCTGCGAATGTTGTGGGGACAAGTGCCGATCAGGTAACCAATTTCAGTGTGAAGGTAAGGATCCTGCCCGAGTCATATACTGCACTTCTGAAAGCAGGCGCTAAAAATGAATCCCCTTTCCGTCCAGGCCTGTCTGCCACCGTAGATATTCAAACGGAGAAGACGACTGGCCTTGCGGTACCGATTCAGTCGGTTACCACACGGGATGAAATAAAAGACGAACCAAAAACCGATAAAGGCCCCTCTGAGGAAAAGAAGACGACTGAAAAGCCTGTGGTAAAAGAATGCGTATTCATCTACCAGAAAGATGGCACGGTAAAACAGGTTTTTGTAACTACCGGCATTCAAAACGACGTTTACATTCAGGTTCTGTCAGGCCTTAAGGGCGGCGAGGAGATAGTTTCCGGGCCGTTCACCGCTATTTCAAAGACGCTTAAAGACGGTTCCCTAGTTGAGAAAGTAAGCAAAGAAAAGCTTTTTGAAGGAGATAAAAAGTGA
- a CDS encoding TolC family protein, whose protein sequence is MILAAVFLLVFSGFTANSQEKITLQQAVDLTLQNNLQIKQSKLNEALSGENLKESKLFFYPTLNAGSNLNFNFGQNVDPLTYEYVNEQTTSANGSITAGLPIFQGFRLWHQVSQYKYQLEADKSNTKKIQNDLALTVVTTYLQILNNQDLLTAAQQQLELARLQLDREQKQFDVGSKTLADLSQAKAQAATAELNVTNAQNQLDISYLNLAQLMERDPGNRFEVVKPVVNQLGQINKTTASDIYADAVENYPDIVLAKYRTLASQKAVDVARSALYPRLTFQGNIGSGYSSNRTKVTDRVLTGRNDTIGFVNGTGQKVLTPGYISVIEKTKFTDQLNENLYQSVGFTLSIPIFNGLSSRIGLRRAKISYQNAQVSEQLARNNFNKIIYQAVTDLRAAESSYNSANSAYQSSKDAFNAIQQRYGVGLVNSLDFNQAQTDLNQKEFNLIQARYNLIFRNKIIDFYLGNPLTF, encoded by the coding sequence ATGATTTTAGCGGCAGTTTTCCTGCTGGTATTTTCAGGCTTCACAGCAAACTCACAGGAAAAAATAACGCTTCAGCAGGCCGTAGACTTAACACTGCAGAACAACCTTCAGATAAAGCAGTCGAAGTTAAATGAAGCGCTGTCGGGAGAGAATTTGAAAGAATCGAAGCTTTTCTTTTACCCTACACTAAATGCAGGAAGTAATTTGAATTTCAATTTCGGGCAGAATGTTGATCCACTTACATACGAATACGTCAACGAGCAGACTACCTCTGCGAACGGAAGTATAACAGCCGGGCTCCCAATATTTCAAGGCTTCAGGTTATGGCATCAGGTTTCTCAATATAAGTACCAGCTTGAAGCGGATAAAAGCAATACAAAAAAGATTCAGAACGATCTTGCACTTACCGTAGTTACTACATACCTTCAGATACTCAACAATCAGGATCTGCTGACCGCCGCACAACAACAACTTGAATTGGCGCGGCTACAACTTGACCGTGAGCAAAAGCAGTTTGATGTAGGTAGTAAAACGCTCGCTGATCTTTCACAAGCCAAAGCTCAGGCGGCTACTGCTGAACTTAACGTAACAAACGCCCAAAATCAGCTGGATATATCTTATTTAAACCTTGCTCAGCTAATGGAACGGGATCCAGGAAACCGTTTCGAAGTGGTAAAGCCAGTTGTCAACCAACTTGGACAGATTAATAAAACTACTGCTTCCGACATTTATGCAGATGCTGTGGAAAATTACCCAGACATCGTTCTCGCCAAGTATCGCACTTTGGCCTCCCAAAAAGCTGTAGATGTCGCAAGATCTGCTTTATATCCAAGACTAACATTCCAGGGAAATATAGGATCGGGATACTCGAGCAACAGGACTAAAGTAACTGACAGAGTTTTAACTGGAAGAAATGACACCATAGGCTTTGTGAATGGTACGGGACAAAAGGTATTAACTCCTGGATATATCAGCGTTATAGAAAAAACAAAGTTCACAGATCAGTTAAATGAGAACCTATATCAGAGTGTCGGCTTTACTTTAAGCATCCCTATTTTTAATGGGCTATCGTCAAGAATCGGTTTGCGTCGTGCGAAGATCAGCTATCAGAACGCACAAGTATCTGAGCAACTGGCACGTAATAACTTCAATAAGATTATATACCAGGCCGTAACCGATCTGCGTGCGGCAGAGAGTAGTTACAACTCCGCAAACAGCGCTTATCAATCGTCCAAAGATGCGTTTAATGCAATCCAGCAACGATATGGCGTAGGGCTGGTAAACTCACTCGACTTTAACCAGGCACAAACAGATCTGAATCAGAAAGAATTCAACCTGATACAGGCCCGCTACAATCTCATATTCAGAAATAAGATCATTGATTTTTATCTTGGCAATCCTTTAACCTTTTAA
- a CDS encoding polysaccharide deacetylase family protein: MYLIKTPFWLRCIYPTLTWRKLNDTKTIYITFDDGPIPNVTPFVLKTLKEYNAKATFFCIGDNVRKHPDIFRQVADAGHSIGNHTFNHLRGWDTEDQAYLDNFIKCNELTQTKLFRPPHGRIKFSQIARLRSVFPDLQIIMWDVLSGDFDRGLSPEKCLKNVLSTVKPGSIIVFHDSLKAFDRLEYTLPRALKAWQEEGYRFGQL, from the coding sequence ATGTATCTCATTAAAACCCCTTTCTGGCTAAGATGTATTTATCCGACCCTTACCTGGAGGAAATTAAATGATACAAAAACCATCTATATAACGTTTGACGACGGTCCGATACCGAATGTTACACCGTTTGTACTTAAAACTTTAAAGGAGTATAATGCCAAAGCCACGTTTTTCTGCATTGGCGATAACGTGAGGAAACATCCCGACATATTCAGGCAGGTTGCAGATGCCGGGCATTCTATCGGGAACCATACTTTTAATCATCTTAGAGGCTGGGATACTGAAGATCAGGCCTACCTCGATAATTTTATTAAATGTAATGAACTGACTCAAACAAAGCTCTTCAGGCCTCCTCACGGAAGAATTAAGTTTTCGCAGATAGCACGGCTCAGATCGGTATTTCCCGACCTCCAGATTATCATGTGGGACGTTTTAAGCGGTGATTTCGACCGCGGCCTCAGTCCGGAGAAGTGCCTGAAAAACGTTCTGTCGACTGTGAAGCCCGGTTCTATAATCGTTTTTCACGATAGCCTTAAAGCATTCGACAGGCTTGAGTATACACTGCCCCGCGCTTTAAAGGCCTGGCAGGAAGAGGGGTACCGCTTTGGCCAGCTATGA
- a CDS encoding aconitate hydratase: MAFDIEMIQKVYNNLAGRIDAAKRVVGKPLTLTEKILYSHLWNGDADESYKRGTSYVDFAPDRVAMQDATAQMALLQFMQAGRPQVAVPSTVHCDHLIQAKIGATEDLETANTTNKEVYDFLSSVCNKYGLGFWKPGAGIIHQVVLENYAFPGGMMIGTDSHTPNAGGLGMIAIGVGGADACDVMAGFAWELKFPKLIGVKLTGKMSGWTAPKDVILKVAGVLTVKGGTGCIVEYFGEGTRSMSATGKATICNMGAEIGATTSIFGYDEKAEAYLRGTGRADIADLANEVREHLTGDDEVYANPEQYFDQVIEINLSELEPHVNGPFTPDLAWPISKFAEAVREHNWPAKLEVGLIGSCTNSSYEDITRAASIAQQAVDKHLVAKSEYTVTPGSELVRYTVERDGYLDTFDKIGGVVLANACGPCIGQWARHTDDPTRKNSIITSFNRNFAKRNDGNPNTHAFVASPEIVTALAIAGDLTFNPLTDTLINERGEQVKLDEPTGLEMPEKGYAVEDAGYQSPAEDGSGVQVLVDEKSSRLQLLDPFPAWEGTDLHGLRLLIKAKGKCTTDHISMAGPWLKFRGHLDNISNNMLIGAINYFNDSTDHVKNQLTGEYGPVPATQRAYKAAGIGTVVVGDENYGEGSSREHAAMEPRHLGVRVILVKSFARIHETNLKKQGMLGITFADPNDYNKVQEDDSIDIVGLTSFAPGKQLTVVLNHKDGSVDSFPVNHTYNEQQIEWFKAGAALNLIRMKQQA; encoded by the coding sequence ATGGCATTTGATATAGAAATGATACAAAAGGTTTACAACAACCTTGCCGGTCGGATAGACGCTGCAAAGAGAGTTGTTGGAAAACCGTTAACACTCACTGAAAAGATCCTGTATTCGCACTTATGGAATGGAGATGCTGATGAATCCTACAAGCGTGGCACTTCGTATGTTGATTTCGCTCCGGATCGTGTTGCCATGCAGGACGCTACCGCTCAAATGGCCCTTCTTCAGTTCATGCAGGCGGGGAGGCCGCAGGTCGCCGTACCTTCTACAGTGCATTGTGATCACCTCATACAAGCTAAAATAGGCGCCACCGAGGATTTGGAAACCGCAAACACCACGAATAAAGAGGTGTACGACTTCCTTTCTTCAGTTTGTAATAAATATGGTCTGGGATTCTGGAAACCAGGAGCCGGTATCATCCACCAGGTAGTGCTTGAGAATTATGCATTTCCGGGAGGAATGATGATTGGAACTGACTCGCATACTCCTAATGCAGGTGGTTTGGGGATGATTGCCATAGGGGTCGGCGGTGCCGATGCCTGCGATGTAATGGCCGGTTTTGCATGGGAACTGAAGTTTCCGAAGCTTATCGGTGTAAAGCTCACAGGTAAAATGTCGGGGTGGACTGCCCCTAAAGATGTGATTCTGAAGGTGGCAGGTGTACTGACAGTAAAAGGTGGTACCGGATGTATTGTTGAATATTTTGGGGAAGGCACCCGTTCGATGTCGGCTACTGGTAAGGCTACCATTTGTAACATGGGGGCTGAGATAGGCGCTACTACATCTATCTTTGGGTATGATGAAAAGGCTGAAGCTTATCTGCGTGGTACCGGCCGGGCTGATATTGCCGACCTGGCAAATGAAGTTCGCGAACATCTTACAGGAGACGATGAAGTATATGCTAATCCTGAACAATATTTTGATCAGGTAATTGAAATAAATCTTTCGGAGCTGGAACCGCATGTTAACGGTCCTTTTACTCCCGATCTGGCATGGCCTATATCTAAATTCGCAGAAGCAGTAAGAGAGCATAACTGGCCCGCGAAACTGGAAGTCGGATTAATCGGATCATGTACGAATTCTTCTTACGAGGATATCACCAGAGCGGCCTCTATCGCTCAGCAGGCTGTAGATAAGCATCTTGTAGCAAAGTCAGAATATACTGTAACGCCAGGATCTGAACTGGTACGTTATACTGTAGAGCGCGACGGTTATCTTGATACATTTGATAAGATAGGCGGTGTAGTGCTTGCCAATGCATGTGGCCCATGTATCGGGCAGTGGGCACGTCATACCGACGACCCTACCCGCAAGAATTCTATCATTACATCCTTCAACCGCAACTTTGCAAAACGTAATGATGGTAATCCAAATACTCATGCCTTTGTTGCGTCTCCCGAAATCGTTACGGCCCTGGCTATTGCCGGCGACCTTACCTTCAATCCGCTTACCGATACATTAATCAATGAGAGGGGCGAGCAGGTGAAGCTGGATGAACCAACAGGATTAGAGATGCCTGAAAAAGGATATGCTGTAGAGGATGCAGGATATCAGTCGCCTGCCGAAGATGGAAGCGGTGTTCAGGTTTTGGTAGATGAAAAATCGAGCCGCTTACAGCTTCTTGATCCATTCCCTGCGTGGGAAGGAACAGACCTTCACGGACTTCGTCTTTTAATAAAGGCAAAGGGTAAATGTACTACCGACCATATTTCTATGGCAGGGCCGTGGCTGAAGTTCCGCGGGCACCTGGATAATATTTCAAACAACATGCTGATTGGGGCTATTAATTATTTTAATGACAGCACCGATCACGTTAAGAATCAGCTCACAGGCGAATACGGACCTGTACCTGCTACGCAGCGCGCTTATAAAGCTGCCGGGATAGGTACTGTGGTTGTCGGCGATGAGAACTATGGTGAAGGCTCGTCCCGCGAACATGCAGCCATGGAGCCTCGTCATCTCGGAGTAAGAGTCATACTGGTGAAGTCATTTGCCCGTATTCACGAAACAAACCTGAAAAAGCAGGGTATGCTGGGTATAACATTTGCAGATCCTAACGATTATAACAAGGTTCAGGAGGATGATTCTATTGACATCGTGGGTCTTACCTCGTTCGCTCCCGGCAAGCAGTTAACAGTTGTGCTGAACCATAAGGATGGTAGCGTCGACTCGTTCCCTGTGAACCATACTTATAACGAACAGCAGATCGAGTGGTTCAAAGCAGGCGCTGCCCTCAATCTTATCAGGATGAAACAGCAAGCTTGA
- the sucD gene encoding succinate--CoA ligase subunit alpha, giving the protein MSVLVNKNSKVIVQGFTGNEGTYHATQMIEYGTDVVGGVTPGKGGQTHLEKPVFNTVKEAVDKTGADVSIIFVPPAFAGDAIMEAAEAGIKVIVCITEGIPTKDMIMVKEYIKDKDCRLIGPNCPGIITADEAKIGIMPGFIFKKGTVGIVSKSGTLTYEAVDQVVKAGLGITTAIGIGGDPIIGTPTVEAVKLLMNDPETEGIVMIGEIGGGMEAEAALWIKENGTKPVVGFIAGQTAPAGRRMGHAGAIVGGADDTAAAKMRIMRECGIRVVESPAEIGAAMAEELGVTH; this is encoded by the coding sequence ATGAGTGTATTAGTAAATAAAAATTCAAAAGTTATTGTTCAGGGCTTTACCGGGAATGAAGGGACCTATCATGCTACTCAAATGATTGAGTATGGGACCGACGTTGTTGGAGGAGTCACTCCCGGAAAAGGAGGCCAAACCCATCTTGAAAAACCTGTATTTAATACTGTGAAAGAAGCGGTAGACAAAACAGGCGCCGACGTTTCCATCATCTTCGTTCCTCCTGCCTTCGCCGGAGACGCCATTATGGAAGCTGCGGAAGCTGGTATTAAGGTAATCGTCTGCATTACCGAGGGCATTCCTACCAAAGATATGATCATGGTTAAGGAGTACATTAAAGACAAGGATTGCAGGCTTATCGGCCCTAACTGCCCTGGTATTATTACAGCAGATGAAGCAAAAATAGGTATCATGCCTGGCTTTATCTTCAAAAAGGGAACTGTAGGTATTGTTTCCAAATCAGGAACCCTGACTTATGAAGCTGTTGACCAGGTGGTAAAAGCGGGACTAGGCATCACTACAGCTATTGGAATTGGTGGCGACCCTATTATTGGTACACCAACCGTAGAAGCAGTTAAATTGCTGATGAACGACCCCGAGACAGAAGGAATTGTAATGATCGGCGAAATCGGCGGTGGAATGGAAGCAGAAGCTGCACTGTGGATCAAAGAGAACGGAACGAAACCGGTGGTAGGCTTTATCGCCGGACAAACTGCTCCTGCAGGTCGCCGCATGGGACATGCTGGTGCTATTGTAGGCGGCGCTGATGATACCGCAGCCGCGAAAATGCGTATAATGAGAGAGTGCGGTATCAGGGTAGTTGAATCGCCTGCCGAAATTGGTGCCGCTATGGCCGAAGAATTAGGCGTTACACACTAA
- a CDS encoding ABC transporter ATP-binding protein encodes MAKVAGKAYDINLLKRIFTYIKPYKRIFAWSITLTIALAIVSPLRPLLIQFTLDKYILTDDKPGLTSMTLLMLFLLVLQAVIQYYHTFLTNKLGQSTIRDLRINVFNHISTLKLRFFDKTPIGQLITRTVSDLETIADIFSEGLIVIAGDILQLITLLAVMLYIDWQLTLIVLLPMPLLVFASYVFKEAIKSAFQEVRSQVGHLNTFLQEHITGMNITQYFARENQEMHKFKQINAKHRDANIRSNWYYSIFFPVVEIISALSLGLLVWYGSKSIIDHDTSPGVIIAFIMYINMMFRPIRELADKFNTLQMGMVGADRVFTILDTHDEEENSGSFATGKLDGAISFENVWFAYNENNWVLKDISFTVEPGQTLALVGATGAGKSSVINILNRFYEIGKGSVKIDGLDIRDYELGYLRSQIATVIQDVFLFSDSIANNITLNNPAISRDQLIKAATEAGAADFINRLPEGFDYNVMERGATLSAGQAQLISFIRALVYNPKILVLDEATSSVDTETELLIQQTLQKLMKGRTSIVIAHRLSTIQNADKIIVLDQGEIKEMGSHQQLLQHNGYYKRLFDLQFNSSGIEKTTFG; translated from the coding sequence ATCTTTACTTATATTAAACCATACAAAAGGATTTTTGCATGGTCGATAACCCTCACTATAGCGCTCGCAATAGTATCTCCCCTCCGGCCCCTGCTGATCCAGTTCACCCTCGACAAATATATCCTAACGGACGACAAACCGGGACTTACAAGCATGACCTTGTTAATGCTTTTCCTGCTCGTTCTCCAGGCTGTTATTCAATATTATCACACGTTCCTTACCAACAAGCTCGGTCAATCAACCATCAGGGACCTTCGGATCAATGTTTTTAATCACATAAGCACTTTAAAGCTCCGGTTCTTCGACAAAACACCAATCGGGCAATTAATCACACGCACAGTATCTGACCTCGAGACTATTGCCGACATATTTTCTGAAGGGCTGATTGTAATAGCAGGGGACATATTACAGCTGATTACCCTTCTGGCAGTCATGCTGTATATCGACTGGCAACTGACTTTAATTGTCTTACTACCAATGCCCTTGCTGGTGTTCGCCAGCTATGTATTCAAGGAGGCCATCAAATCGGCTTTTCAGGAAGTAAGATCACAGGTGGGCCATCTCAATACCTTCCTCCAGGAGCATATTACCGGAATGAACATCACCCAGTATTTTGCACGGGAAAATCAGGAGATGCATAAATTTAAGCAGATCAACGCCAAGCACCGTGATGCTAATATCAGGTCTAACTGGTATTACTCTATCTTCTTTCCCGTAGTCGAAATCATTTCAGCACTCTCACTGGGCCTGCTTGTGTGGTATGGTTCGAAATCGATCATAGACCACGATACTTCGCCCGGGGTAATTATCGCCTTTATTATGTACATTAACATGATGTTCAGGCCGATCCGCGAACTTGCCGACAAGTTCAACACGCTACAGATGGGAATGGTGGGTGCCGACCGGGTCTTTACCATTCTTGACACACATGACGAAGAAGAAAACTCAGGCAGCTTCGCAACCGGCAAACTGGACGGCGCCATTTCTTTTGAAAACGTTTGGTTTGCTTACAATGAAAACAACTGGGTCTTAAAAGACATAAGTTTCACGGTAGAACCCGGACAGACGCTTGCGCTCGTTGGTGCTACAGGTGCGGGTAAATCGTCTGTCATCAATATACTGAACAGGTTTTATGAGATCGGAAAGGGAAGTGTGAAAATAGACGGACTCGATATCCGGGACTATGAGCTGGGCTATCTGCGTTCACAGATTGCAACCGTCATACAGGATGTCTTCCTGTTTTCGGATTCTATTGCCAACAATATTACGCTGAACAATCCGGCTATTTCAAGAGATCAGCTGATAAAGGCTGCTACTGAAGCGGGGGCTGCCGATTTTATAAACCGTTTGCCGGAGGGCTTTGATTATAATGTAATGGAACGGGGCGCTACCTTGTCAGCGGGTCAGGCTCAGCTCATCTCATTTATAAGAGCGCTGGTATATAATCCAAAGATCCTGGTACTGGATGAAGCAACCTCTTCTGTTGATACAGAAACAGAGCTGCTTATCCAGCAAACACTCCAAAAGCTGATGAAAGGCAGGACGTCTATCGTCATCGCACACAGGCTCTCTACCATTCAAAACGCAGATAAGATTATTGTACTCGACCAGGGCGAAATAAAGGAGATGGGATCGCACCAACAATTGCTGCAGCATAATGGTTACTACAAGCGTCTGTTCGACCTGCAATTTAATTCATCAGGCATAGAAAAAACGACCTTCGGGTGA